A region of Porites lutea chromosome 13, jaPorLute2.1, whole genome shotgun sequence DNA encodes the following proteins:
- the LOC140922585 gene encoding gamma-aminobutyric acid receptor subunit alpha-2-like: MVFLTKHIYALQIFPVVCFISVNSGTSLLKNIVGPDYDSTLRPGYYEGSPVEVFVDLHVESFGNIEEASMEFKVYSYFKQAWYDKRLAGKINRTVNFKAADIRNVWTPDAYCYNARLTNLMLPSSETHSKISLSPEGELVYSRGITFKASCFMDLHSFPHDRQSCYLKFGSYAYDDSAVILKWSDQDLQVSHDDMAQYAFLGGKFSSELESFSDVNYTTIKVTFSFQRRLGFYLLQVYVPDILIVLLSWIVFWLVPDDPGGRLTIGVTTVLTIMFLCGAVNVSLPPVSYAKAMDWYLMVSFAFVFLSVIESLVVFLLSTKPLGKTSKTKETSSHSLQSKILSSLKARQGTLRKSATNKVTDVEGQLLEMNIVVKDQTLPMSLEDIRITGERQCYEVVMRRNKKIAHRIDRISRILFPIAFASYTLGYWLSYS, from the exons ATGGTTTTTCTCACTAAGCACATCTACGCATTACAGATTTTTCCTGTTGTTTG CTTCATTTCAGTCAACAGTGGCACCTCACTTCTGAAGAACATAGTGGGCCCTGACTATGATTCAACACTGAGACCCGGTTATTATGAAG GATCGCCAGTAGAAGTTTTTGTTGATCTGCACGTGGAATCTTTTGGAAATATAGAAGAGGCTAGCATG GAATTCAAGGTGTATTCTTATTTCAAGCAGGCCTGGTACGATAAACGTTTGGCAGGAAAAATAAATCGTACTGTCAACTTCAAAGCGGCGGACATCAGAAATGTATGGACACCTGATGCCTATTGCTACAATGCAAGGTTAACAAATTTAATGTTACCAAGCTCTGAGACGCACAGTAAGATATCACTTAGTCCTGAAGGAGAACTCGTCTACAGCCGAGG GATTACATTTAAGGCGTCTTGTTTTATGGATTTACACAGCTTTCCTCATGACCGTCAGTCATGTTATCTTAAGTTTGGGAGTT ATGCTTACGACGACAGTGCCGTCATCCTAAAATGGTCAGACCAAGATCTTCAAGTCAGTCATGATGACATGGCTCAGTACGCATTCCTGGGCGGAAAATTTTCCTCTGAATTGGAAAGCTTCTCAGACG TCAACTACACCACAATAAAAGTGACGTTCTCCTTCCAACGTCGCCTTGGATTCTATCTGCTGCAAGTCTATGTTCCTGATATTTTGATTGTTCTCCTAAGCTGGATCGTGTTCTGGCTGGTCCCTGATGACCCCGGGGGCCGTTTAACAATAGGTGTCACCACAGTATTAACAATAATGTTCCTGTGTGGAGCCGTAAACGTGTCCTTGCCACCGGTTAGTTATGCCAAAGCAATGGACTGGTACCTAATGGTGTCATTTGCGTTCGTGTTTTTGTCAGTTATTGAGAGCCTTGTAGTATTTTTACTGTCTACGAAGCCACTTGGAAAAACCTCGAAAACAAAGGAAACG AGTAGCCATTCTTTACAATCGAAGATACTTTCGTCACTCAAAGCTCGCCAAGGAACCCTAAGAAAAAGTGCAACAAACAAAGTGACGGATGTCGAGGGTCAGTTGCTGGAGATGAACATCGTAGTTAAGGACCAAACACTTCCCATGTCGTTAGAGGATATAAGGATCACAGGGGAAAGACAATGTTATGAAGTAGTCATGCGTAGGAACAAAAAGATTGCCCACCGCATTGATAGAATATCCCGGATATTGTTCCCTATCGCCTTTGCGAGTTACACACTTGGCTACTGGCTGAGCTATTCGTAG
- the LOC140923129 gene encoding gamma-aminobutyric acid receptor subunit alpha-5-like — MKKLPCFFAGLLLSLAKLISCEDGVITELFKDYDKAIRPNHGTGKPVTIRSSIYVESFGNIEEANMEFKAYIYFRQLWKDVRLTGRVNDTFTIRGGEVDNIWTPDPYCYNARESNMMTPNEEVNVNVQISPDGNITSSRGVTLLASCVMNLRTFPHYSQQCYLKFGSYSYTASDIVYEWIPGEVQFGNKELSQFQLKGSELTSKIEVFSVGNYSTITVTFSFERRIGYFLIQVYFPDIFVVMLSWIVFWMEKDDIGNRMALGITTILTIMFLLGSLNGNLPKVSYPKALDWFLLVSFSFVFFSLIECMIVYLFVAEAKQDKQKPIKVMENGAPLSEKVFSSLTSLVGFRGKKSGNEGMNQEPGNELEMVNGASKADKAVVEDGYEDDTSTFHKMEKIANAIDKASRFLFPFIFICFNIFYWTYY; from the exons ATGAAAAAACTACCATGTTTTTTCGCTGGGCTTTTGCTGAGTCTAGCAAAACT AATATCTTGTGAAGATGGTGTTATAACGGAATTGTTTAAGGACTACGACAAAGCAATCAGGCCAAATCACG gaacGGGTAAGCCAGTAACGATTCGTTCATCTATTTATGTGGAATCCTTTGGAAACATAGAAGAGGCCAATATG GAATTCAAGGCATATATCTATTTTCGTCAGTTATGGAAGGATGTTCGCCTGACAGGAAGGGTCAACGACACTTTCACCATACGAGGTGGAGAGGTCGACAATATCTGGACCCCAGATCCATATTGCTACAATGCACGTGAATCGAATATGATGACACCCAATGAAGAAGTAAATGTTAATGTACAGATTTCCCCCGACGGAAACATAACATCGAGCAGAGG GGTAACTCTACTCGCTTCTTGTGTGATGAATCTCCGAACCTTCCCTCATTATTCTCAGCAAT gctacctCAAGTTTGGAAgct actCGTATACAGCTAGCGATATCGTTTACGAGTGGATTCCTGGTGAGGTTCAGTTTGGAAACAAAGAGCTATCTCAGTTTCAGCTCAAGGGCTCCGAGTTAACATCTAAAATAGAAGTTTTTTCTGTAG GGAACTACTCGACAATAACAGTCACGTTTTCCTTCGAAAGACGCATCGGCTATTTCCTCATTCAAGTCTACTTTCCAGATATTTTTGTTGTGATGCTAAGCTGGATCGTCTTTTGGATGGAAAAAGACGATATTGGCAACAGAATGGCTCTTGGAATCACCACCATACTTACAATCATGTTCCTTCTTGGATCACTTAATGGCAACCTACCCAAAGTCAGTTACCCAAAAGCCCTGGACTGGTTTCTACTGGTCTCCTTCAGTTTTGTGTTCTTCTCGCTGATTGAATGCATGATAGTGTATCTCTTCGTGGCTGAAGCcaaacaagacaaacaaaagccGATAAAAGTCATG gaaaatggcGCCCCCCTCTCGGAAAAAGTCTTTTCGTCTCTAACGTCACTTGTTGGCTTCAGAGGTAAAAAATCTGGAAACGAGGGCATGAATCAGGAACCTGGGAACGAGCTTGAGATGGTGAATGGTGCTTCTAAAGCCGACAAGGCCGTGGTGGAAGATGGGTACGAGGACGACACAAGCACATTTCATAAAATGGAAAAGATCGCAAACGCAATAGATAAAGCATCGagatttttgtttccatttatCTTTATATGCTTCAATATTTTTTACTGGACATATTATTAG